The region GATACCTTTCTCCCGGGTAGAGGAGAGCGTAAAAGACCAGCTCATAGTGGCCAAGCTCATAGCGAGGGACGTTCGCTCCAAGGTGAAAGTTTCCGACATTGAGCTTGATAAACTCTGCTTAAAAGTTGAGGGTAAACCCGAGAGGGAGGTTTACTACATCTACACGAAGAACAGGGCCGATGCCGAGAAAGCTATGGAGCTCCTTGCAAACGGTGTTCCCTTTCAGAAGGTTGCGAGGGAGCTCTCCCAGGACCCGATGACCGCTCAGAACGGCGGTTACCTTGGATACGTTTCTCCCGGTATGTTGGTTAAACCCCTCGACCGGGTTGTTTGGAGTATTAAACCGGGCTCTTACAGGCTCGTTCGCCTGAAAGACGGTTACTACATAGTTTACGTTAAGGGCGAGAAAAGGGGGCAGTGTAACAGGGAGAAGCTCCGTGAGCAGCTCTTTGCCCAGCGTTTTCAGAAGGCCCTCAAGGAGTACATAGAGAACCTGAAAAGGAGCGCCAGCGTAAAGGTTTACATGTAACCGGAGGTGGTTTTTGGTTACGGTTAAGCTGAAGCCGATGTTTCAGATTCTCGAGGAGCTTAAACCTTACTCGAAAGTTTTCGTTGTGGGCTGTCAGCTGGGCTCCGGTAGGTGCAGAAACGGAGGGTTACGCGAAGCCTACAAGGTTGCGGGTTACCTTGAGCTTCACGGGATAAAAGTTGTCGGCGTTAAGAGCCCCGGAGGCACCTGTATCCTCGAGAAGATAGACTCTCCCCAGAAGAGCCTGCTCAGGGAGATATCGGAGAAGGCGGATGCCGTTTTATCCCTTGCCTGCGGTGCCGGCACCCAGCTGATAGCCGAGAACGTTTCAATTCCGGTGAAGACCGGCGTTACAACCCTTTTCATCGGGGTTGAGAGGGAGCGGCGCTACTTTGACGAGTACTGTATAGCCTGCGGCGACTGTGTTATCTCTGATACCGGCGGTATCTGCCCGGTTGCCAGGTGTCCAAAGTCCCTCGTAAACGGCCCTTGCGGCGGTGCCATAGCCGGTAAGTGTGAAGTTGACCCTTCTGTTCCTTGTATCTGGTTTAAAATTTCCCAGCGGATGGAGGAGCTCGGGGAGCTTGACAGGCTTAGAGAGAGCGTTCCTGCAAGGGACCACTCCCGTTCCGTTTACCCCCGAAGGCTTCACTTGGAGGAGAGGGATTGAGCTTCAGGCAGAAGTTAGAGGCCGGAAAGTTCGTTATAACCGCCGAGGTTGCACCCCCTCGGGGAACGGTCTTCTCACTTGAAGCCCTTGAGCCGCTAAAGGGCAAGGTTGACGCCTTTAACGTTACCGACTGTCAGCGCTCTATGGTCAGGATGTCTCCCCTTGTGGCGGCGAAGCTCCTCCTCGATGCCGGCTTTGAGCCGGTTCTTCAGCTTACCTGCCGCGACAGGAACAGAATAGCCCTTCAGGCAGACCTCTTGGGGGCTTGGGCACTCGGCCTTGAGAACCTCTGCCTTATGACCGGAGACTTCACCACCTTAGGCGACCAGCCCGATGCAAAGCCGGTTTTCGACCTTGACTCGGTTCAGCTTATAGAGCTCGCCTCCTCTTTGAACGGGGGGAAGCTCCTCAACGGCAAGGAGATAGACCATCCGACCGACTTCTTCATAGGTGCCGTTTTCAACCCTTTTGCAGGCCCGGAACGCCTGCAACTTTTTAAGCTTGAAAAGAAGGTAAAAGCCGGAGCCCGTTTCATCCAGACTCAGCCGGTTTACAGCCTTGAAGTTGCCCAAAGGG is a window of Thermovibrio ammonificans HB-1 DNA encoding:
- a CDS encoding methylenetetrahydrofolate reductase C-terminal domain-containing protein, giving the protein MVTVKLKPMFQILEELKPYSKVFVVGCQLGSGRCRNGGLREAYKVAGYLELHGIKVVGVKSPGGTCILEKIDSPQKSLLREISEKADAVLSLACGAGTQLIAENVSIPVKTGVTTLFIGVERERRYFDEYCIACGDCVISDTGGICPVARCPKSLVNGPCGGAIAGKCEVDPSVPCIWFKISQRMEELGELDRLRESVPARDHSRSVYPRRLHLEERD
- a CDS encoding methylenetetrahydrofolate reductase; translated protein: MSFRQKLEAGKFVITAEVAPPRGTVFSLEALEPLKGKVDAFNVTDCQRSMVRMSPLVAAKLLLDAGFEPVLQLTCRDRNRIALQADLLGAWALGLENLCLMTGDFTTLGDQPDAKPVFDLDSVQLIELASSLNGGKLLNGKEIDHPTDFFIGAVFNPFAGPERLQLFKLEKKVKAGARFIQTQPVYSLEVAQRACSQIREAGAVPIVGLLPVKSLKMASFIEKLNPGSVPPSLLEGLERSRDPARYGWEFILELAEAVTEFAGGVHFMLTGRPDQLARFIDYLRNSSPYNHRF
- a CDS encoding peptidylprolyl isomerase, with the protein product MKRFLLLLCLFLLPLTSQAKVVDYIAAVVNGQPILYSDVVRFARENHINNLRVALDRLIEREILLTQARSEGISVSDKELKTALLELARKNGFKSLEEFKKALEKEGIPFSRVEESVKDQLIVAKLIARDVRSKVKVSDIELDKLCLKVEGKPEREVYYIYTKNRADAEKAMELLANGVPFQKVARELSQDPMTAQNGGYLGYVSPGMLVKPLDRVVWSIKPGSYRLVRLKDGYYIVYVKGEKRGQCNREKLREQLFAQRFQKALKEYIENLKRSASVKVYM